In one window of Chloroflexota bacterium DNA:
- a CDS encoding HAD family hydrolase yields MMGLSRPAAVVCDLDGTLVDTVPTRIAAWLRTFEEFGLPADRGHVASLIGSDGKWLAEQVATGAFRALSPADAEAIDRRAGEIYGELNTAPRPLPGVAEFLAALNLAGVKWAIATSSRLAQVGVSVAALGLARPPVIVDGQAVSRAKPEPDLLLAAAAALGTAPDGCWCVGDSRWDVQAAIAAQMLPVGVTTGSATAEELRADGALAVVDRLDRLVSAL; encoded by the coding sequence ATGATGGGCCTGTCTCGGCCGGCGGCCGTGGTCTGCGACCTGGACGGCACGCTGGTCGACACCGTGCCGACCCGGATCGCGGCGTGGCTCCGGACGTTCGAGGAATTTGGCCTGCCCGCCGACCGCGGCCACGTCGCCTCGCTCATCGGCTCCGACGGGAAGTGGCTCGCCGAGCAGGTTGCTACCGGCGCCTTCCGCGCACTGTCCCCGGCCGACGCGGAGGCCATCGACCGGCGCGCGGGCGAGATCTACGGGGAGCTGAACACGGCGCCCCGGCCGCTGCCGGGTGTCGCGGAATTCCTCGCGGCGCTGAACCTGGCCGGGGTCAAGTGGGCCATCGCAACGTCTTCGCGACTGGCCCAGGTGGGGGTATCGGTGGCGGCCCTGGGCCTGGCCCGGCCGCCGGTCATCGTCGACGGCCAGGCGGTGAGCCGCGCGAAGCCGGAGCCCGACCTCCTGTTGGCAGCGGCCGCCGCGCTCGGGACGGCGCCCGACGGCTGCTGGTGCGTGGGCGACTCGCGCTGGGATGTGCAGGCGGCCATCGCCGCGCAGATGCTGCCCGTCGGCGTGACAACCGGGTCCGCGACCGCGGAGGAGCTCCGCGCCGACGGCGCGCTGGCGGTCGTGGACCGCCTGGACCGCTTGGTGAGTGCCCTGTAG
- the ligD gene encoding DNA ligase D translates to MPLDAYRSKRDFKETPEPAGDALADTSGRFVVQRHRATRLHYDLRLEVDGVLASWAVPRGPTLDPDQRRLAMRTEDHPIEYLEFEAVIPKGQYGAGDMIVWDWGTYEPEETDAPAAAVAAGELKFRLHGERLRGRFTLVRTAGRTDDQGRAEGGDPWLLIHKSDQQAEPGYDAESLPRSVKSGRTNDELSAGLPPRFEAPAPSPEPPIDLSAARKAPLPEFVPPMLATAGEHPFEDPSWLHEVKWDGYRVQAVVRDGKVRLWTRNRADAAGYFPELAAPPTWIDAGEAVVDGEVVALDEGGRPSFSALQERTGLIGLEARTGRRRPRETKPGAAPRRTQAAPIVYQVFDLLHLDGRSLLDVPLESRKRLLRRLLRPHSLVNYAPHLAGEGSAFLDAALAGGLEGVVAKKRMSRYRPGERSPDWVKVKVRAEQDVVVVGWLPRKGSATDLGSLIVAVQSAGGLVHAGQVGSGLGGRIRRELLVALSDLARPDPPVEGAPAVAGARWVEPRIVVRVEFAEWTPDGLLRQPTFLGVAADRGVESTVREDPPRRAVRAAEAAPASAGVPRLQTAVTDAELAALDALPGEGTWEIGGHAVRLTNLEKVLFPARDPDPAPVTKRDLVRYYTTVAGALVPHLRRHGLTLQRFPDGVARAGFWQKDLPSHTPAWITRRELVDSEGTKQYVVVDRVATLAWLAQEAAVELHPWTATIEAPDRPRHALIDIDPGDTTTWDEVLVLARLFRAALGHLGLIGLPKTTGKRGLQVWIPIADRYTFDQTRDWVEQLSRAIGQTVPDLVSWAWSKRDRRGRARLDYTQNAPIRTLVAPYSVRPAPGAPVSAPIEWDELEDPELAPDRWTVRTLPPRLTERGDLFAQALTLGQDLPALA, encoded by the coding sequence ATGCCCCTTGACGCCTATCGGTCCAAGCGAGACTTCAAGGAAACCCCTGAACCGGCGGGCGACGCCCTGGCCGACACGAGCGGGCGCTTCGTCGTCCAGCGCCATCGAGCAACCCGACTTCACTACGACCTCCGCCTCGAAGTTGACGGCGTGCTCGCCAGTTGGGCGGTCCCGCGGGGCCCGACCCTGGACCCGGATCAGCGGCGGCTGGCCATGCGGACCGAGGACCACCCCATCGAGTACCTCGAGTTCGAGGCCGTCATCCCCAAGGGCCAGTACGGGGCAGGCGACATGATCGTCTGGGATTGGGGCACCTACGAACCGGAGGAGACCGATGCGCCGGCGGCCGCCGTGGCCGCCGGCGAGCTGAAGTTCCGGCTCCACGGGGAGCGGCTGCGAGGACGGTTCACCCTGGTCCGGACGGCGGGGCGAACCGACGACCAGGGGCGTGCGGAGGGCGGCGACCCGTGGCTGCTCATTCACAAGTCTGATCAGCAGGCCGAGCCGGGCTACGACGCGGAGTCGCTCCCGCGCAGCGTGAAGTCCGGGCGCACCAACGACGAGCTGTCCGCGGGCCTGCCGCCCCGATTCGAGGCGCCGGCGCCGTCGCCCGAACCGCCCATCGACCTGTCCGCCGCGCGCAAGGCGCCGCTGCCCGAGTTCGTGCCACCCATGCTGGCCACCGCCGGGGAGCACCCGTTCGAGGATCCAAGCTGGCTCCACGAGGTCAAGTGGGACGGCTACCGGGTCCAGGCCGTGGTGCGGGACGGGAAAGTCCGCCTATGGACCCGCAACCGCGCCGATGCGGCCGGCTACTTCCCGGAGCTGGCGGCCCCGCCGACCTGGATCGACGCCGGCGAGGCGGTCGTCGACGGCGAGGTGGTGGCCCTCGACGAGGGCGGGCGTCCAAGCTTCTCGGCCCTCCAGGAGCGGACCGGCCTGATCGGTCTCGAGGCCCGCACCGGGCGCCGTCGTCCGCGCGAAACGAAACCGGGCGCGGCGCCGCGCCGGACCCAGGCGGCCCCCATCGTCTACCAGGTCTTCGACCTGCTGCACCTCGACGGCCGATCCCTGCTGGACGTGCCACTCGAGTCACGTAAGCGGCTCCTGCGCCGGCTCCTCCGGCCTCACTCGCTCGTAAACTACGCCCCGCACCTGGCCGGCGAGGGGTCAGCCTTCCTGGACGCCGCGCTGGCCGGCGGACTGGAGGGGGTGGTGGCCAAGAAACGGATGAGCCGGTACCGCCCCGGCGAACGCTCGCCGGACTGGGTGAAGGTCAAGGTCCGGGCGGAGCAGGACGTGGTGGTGGTCGGCTGGCTGCCGCGGAAGGGGAGTGCCACCGATCTGGGTTCGCTGATTGTCGCCGTTCAAAGCGCAGGAGGCTTGGTGCACGCCGGCCAGGTGGGGAGCGGCCTCGGCGGTCGGATCCGCCGCGAGCTCCTGGTAGCCCTGTCCGACCTCGCTCGTCCGGACCCGCCGGTCGAGGGTGCGCCAGCCGTCGCCGGCGCCCGCTGGGTGGAGCCGCGCATCGTGGTCCGAGTCGAGTTCGCCGAATGGACGCCCGACGGCCTGCTCCGCCAGCCGACCTTCCTGGGCGTGGCGGCCGATCGGGGGGTGGAGTCCACCGTCCGCGAGGACCCGCCCCGACGGGCGGTTCGAGCGGCGGAAGCGGCTCCCGCATCGGCTGGCGTTCCCAGGCTTCAAACGGCCGTCACGGACGCCGAACTGGCGGCCCTCGACGCCCTCCCTGGGGAGGGAACCTGGGAGATCGGCGGCCACGCTGTGCGGCTCACGAACCTGGAGAAGGTCCTCTTCCCGGCCCGCGACCCGGACCCGGCGCCGGTCACCAAGCGGGACCTGGTGCGCTACTACACGACGGTGGCCGGAGCGCTGGTGCCCCACCTGCGCCGGCATGGGCTCACCCTGCAGCGATTCCCGGACGGCGTGGCGCGAGCGGGGTTCTGGCAGAAGGACCTGCCCTCGCACACCCCGGCCTGGATCACCCGCCGTGAGCTGGTCGACTCCGAAGGGACCAAGCAGTACGTGGTCGTCGACCGGGTCGCCACCCTGGCCTGGCTGGCCCAGGAGGCGGCGGTGGAGCTGCACCCGTGGACAGCGACCATCGAGGCCCCCGATCGGCCCCGGCACGCGCTCATCGACATCGACCCTGGCGATACCACGACCTGGGACGAGGTCCTGGTCCTGGCGCGCCTGTTCCGCGCGGCTCTGGGGCACCTGGGCCTCATCGGCCTCCCGAAGACGACCGGCAAACGCGGCCTCCAGGTCTGGATCCCAATCGCCGACCGATACACCTTCGACCAAACCCGCGACTGGGTGGAGCAGCTGTCGCGCGCCATCGGGCAGACGGTGCCCGATCTCGTGAGCTGGGCCTGGTCCAAGCGCGATCGTCGGGGCCGGGCCCGACTGGACTACACCCAGAATGCCCCGATCCGGACCCTGGTGGCGCCGTACAGCGTGCGGCCCGCCCCCGGCGCCCCGGTTTCGGCGCCCATCGAATGGGACGAGCTCGAGGATCCGGAGCTCGCGCCCGACCGCTGGACCGTGCGCACCCTGCCCCCACGGCTGACCGAACGGGGGGACCTCTTCGCCCAGGCGTTGACTCTGGGTCAGGACCTGCCGGCCCTCGCCTAA